Below is a genomic region from Acidobacteriota bacterium.
TCAGGACACTACGGAAGATCGCGCGTCTTTACGGGTGCGGCCAATGTTAGAAATGACATCGACACATACGGTGTTGCCGCCGACTGGAATTTTCCGCTTGCAAAACGAATCGGTGTCTCCGGGGAAGCGTTTTTTGGCAAAAACCTCGGCGGCTTTCAGGCCGGCGTCTTTCAAAGTTACAACAATGATTTTGCCTTTAGCCAGGGCGTCGCTTCGACCGCCGGTGGCGTTCGTGCGATCAGGACGCGCGGCGGATGGACTCAGATCGGTTTGACTCCGCCGACACTGAACGATCGATTGACTTTTTATGGAACTATTGGAATTGACGACCCTGAAAATCGAGACCTGACCAGCGTCACACGTCGCGACTGGCGTACTCGTAATCTGGCATTTGCCGGCGAGGCGATCTTTAAGTGGACTCCACAATTTTCGATCGCCCTTGAGCTTCGTCGCTTTTACACGACTTATCTATTCAGCGGAGCGCAGCATGCAAATCACGTAAACCTCGGAGCCTCGTATTCGTTCTAATAGTAGGAGTTTATGGACGGCTTTATACTCGCCGGCGGATCAAGCACACGTATTTGGGAATACAAAGCAAAACTGGTTCTTGAAGAAGTCCGGTTCATTTATCGCGCCGTTAAGGCGGTATCCGGGGGCGAGCGACAGCGGGTAGTAATTGTCGGTGGCAACATCGTACGATATGAAAGATATTGCCGAACTAGCCGAGAGCCGGGTCCATATCCCTCGTACTATTTCACGTCAAACCCCTTATCATCTGGTACCGCCAACTCGACAAAAGAGGAAGAAATCAAACCCGGCCCCTGTTCCGGGAACGCGCGTTAGAGGCAAACGTAACTTCGGCCTTCTGGAGGTGAGTGAACTGCCAGCAATAAGAAATTGTAACTCTGAACGATGGATCGGCAGTAATAATGTTCAGATTGACGACAACTCCAAACGCAGATTCTCTTGGATCTGCGTTTTCCACGATTCGGTGACCTTGGCGGCTTCGGCAAAATACGGCCATTTTTCCACTGCCTTTCGGACCTCAGCGACGATCGACTTTGCACGACCGCGTTTAAGCGAAACCGCCTCGGCGCATGCCTTAAAATCATTCATCGAAAAACCATCCCGTTTGCCGTTCATGGTCATCTGGTGACTCGATGTCCATACTCCAGACGGATTAAAGCTGTATGCCACATCAAACGCGGGGGCAAGAGACCATTTGCCCTCTTTGCCCATTAGAAAAGCGATATTCTTGACATGATCGTCCTGATTTCTCGCAAGGATGTTAAATGCCATCCGACGAAACATCTGCTCAATAGCGGATGTCGGGAGTTTAAGTTGACGCATGATCAGCATGGCTTGCTCGTAGCTATACGCGCCGGCATTGTTGAAGTCAAAATGAGCCAGGCCGCTTAATGAAAGCATGTGCAGCCTTTCGCCGTTCTCGAGACGGTCGAATCGCTTGGTCATGAAATGCCTTCTGCCGTTTTCTTCGAGTAAGCGGCATTCGTTCATCTGTATTTCTGCCTCGAGTGCCATTAGATAGTAGGCATACTCGATTGCTCCATAGCCCTGAGGATCGGCAAGTTCTTTGTCCCGATTTCCGGTGACTCCGTCGAACTTCAATAACCAATATTCAAATCCGTCGCCGGCTTTTCCTTGCCCAGACCTAACTTCATTGGTTTTCCGATTCCACGCGATCACCGCTTTCGCCCGGGCACCACCTGCGGAGGTTCCTACGCGAAGGATATCTCTGAGAGAATCAGGATCGTCAAAGTTAGTATCAAGATTGCTTCGTTGGTTCAAAACGTCCGAAGCCAGATTGACTAAAGCGTCAAGCTCGATCTTCCGAGAGGCCATCTCCTTTGGGCCCGTGCTCGGGAAAAATTCAAGGGCACCCATACCGCGTGAGCCCGTATAGCAGAGCCTTTCCACCGCATTAAAACTATCAGCGGACCGGCCTTGCGTTGCGAGCCAAGCATCAATGAGTGCGTTGCCAAACTTATCCGGTAGCGAATCAGCCAGCAAACCCGGCAAGCCGTGAAAGGTCACTAGTGGCAACTCCGGGAATACGTATATTGATCCAGTGAGCGGCATCACAATCGGTGAGACCTCGATGCCGCTTTTCATGAACTCTGGTGTGTACTCAAAGACAGCCACATCGTTGCGATCCTCAAGCGAAACAGCCCCGATGGTGCGTCCCCACAGCTTGACCTCAGCCAACGTTGTCATGACTCATCTCCCCAACTCCAGCCCGTCCCTTTCGAGCTTCGTAGTTCTTTCGAGGAGGCCCGTCGTCGTTTTTTCCCTTGAAGTTTCAGTTGAGCTATTGGGCTTGAAACAGGTTCTGGGAAAAGGACTTCTAAGCGCTGCTGTAATCCTAATGAGCGCAGGAGCCGAATTAGGCTTGTAACTTGTACCGATTCGCCTGCCTCTAGCCGTTCAACGGTTCGCTTAGACACGCCCGCTTGCTCCGCAAGATTTGCTTGGGTGAAGTTCTGATTCAATCGAATCATTGCAACACGTTCTCCGATTTCTTTAAGTATCGCTTGATCGGTCGTGTTTGTGTCGAATCTCATAATACGTCAATTATGGCGAGTAACTATGGTAATGTCAATATATATCGGCAATTATGGCGAGTAAAGTGCAACGCATCTTCAGGAGTATGATATCGTCATTAATAATGAGTTAGGACCGATTTTAGCGGCAGCTCGCCAATTTCGGCGAAGTGTAGCAGATATTCGACTATCTGGTTTCTGACTGAGATTATGTGGAAACCGGATCGCCAACTGGAAGTGTCTTTTCTTTGGTGGTCAGGGCACGATGACCTCCAGATACTTGGCTAGTACCGATTCAAGCTCAAGTTCTCTTGCTGCTTTTGCAAGTTTTGCTTCCGTAGTTCTTCTTGTTGCAAGAGCTCCTCTGGCGGCCTTTATGGCTGTTCGTTCACCTACCTTTGTGATGAATTTAAGAGCCTCTAGTGCCGCCCTTTCGACTGTGACGATTCGATAGCCCTTTTCATCTATGATCTGTTTGTCGAGGCTTGTTTTTGTTCGAATCAGTCTATAACCATTTTCTCGGGTTCTTTTCTCCGGAGGGACCATCATCCATATTTCTCCCGGAACCTGCTCGGCAAGGTTGTAATGATATAGAGCTGAAAGACCACCGATTGCTGAACCGGGCCCAAACTTTGAATATGCGATCTGGAATCCTACATCTTTATCGAGCGACGTCTTCGGATGAAGGTAGATTCCACGATCAAGACGAACGAGGTCCTTTGCAGCGACAAGCCTGGATATGTCTTGCTGACTAATTCCCGCAGCCTTGCCCTGAGCCAGTGTAAATACCCCAAGTTTTTTTAACTTTAGTACCTGATCCTTACCCACCATTAAAGTATTGTGGTGCAAAGTGACATTTGTCAATGAATAATGCCGCGATGCACCAATCTGAGAAAGGTTGGCAGTTCAGACAACATCGCGCAAATATATAAAAGAGCGGTAGGCGAGAGGGGCAAAAGTAGTGAAAACCGGATACCAATTTATTGGTGTGTTAATAAGCCAGAATGACTTAGGAGATGGGGTTTCGTCACATTTGTTTCCCGAAAATGTCGCAAAACACTAAAAGGAAAAATTAGTGTTTATTCTCGATCAGAATGTGTTATTTTGTTGTTCTCGCCAGTGTTATTTATCGACGTTCTAAGTGGGGAATAATCTTGGTAAGTTGGTTGCAAGATGGTTGCACTTTTCCCGACGCATACCTACTTAAAGCTTATAAGCGACAAGCAAGTTGCCGATTTTGATTGGTTTTGAGCGATTGTGAGAACTTGCGATTAACCCTCAGGTTGGTTGGGGTGCGAGAGGTCGTGAGTTCAAATCTCGCCGTCCCGACCATTACGACAAAATAGCCCGCAGTTCATCACTGATCTGCGGGCTTTTTCTTTTCGTTAAGGTATTTAATCCAACGAGGGTTTGCTTTCGCGGTGTGAGGTTCATCCGTGACGGACGGCGGATACATTTTTTCGCGCCGCGCGACACAATGTACAGGGTTTTGAAAAACTATAGCCGCGATAATAACGATCAGAAGCACGGCGACAAATGGCCCGACTGAGAAGGAGCCGTCGGAAAGGCCGTTGATCTTCTTAAAATGAACAAATGCCTCATCGAGCCAGAAAGCCTCACAACGGCCAGTACGGCGAAATAGACGAATGTTATCCACATTGCCCAGGCACGGCCACCGGTCCCCTGGCGGCGTTTCCGGCCAGGAACCAATATAGCGGTCGTTAGCCAAAGGGCGGTCCATGCGAAACCGGCATGATATTCATATCCCGCGGCGGCCTGAGCGGGAATACCGATACTCTGCAGCCAACTCCAGGAATAAAAAGAAAAAAAGGCCATCACGACGAGCGAGAGGCCAAGCAAGGCGAGGTAAAGTTTGCTCCACATACCGCACGTTTTTAGCACAGAATTCACGCAAAAACAAAAATGCCGCCGAAATATCCTTCCGGCGGCAAAATGAGCAGTAATAATTGAACCTTTATTCTGGCTTTATGGTCATGTATATCGTGCGGCCGCGACTCGTAATGAGCAGCAGGATCGGTTTGTTTCCCGCACTGTCGAGAGCCGATTTGACGTCGGATATCGACCTCACGGCTTTTCGATTTATCTCGACGATCAGGTCGCCTCTCGAGATGCCCGCCTCAGCCGCCGGCCCGTCAGGATTGACGTCCGTGACGACCAACCCTTCGGCACCTGCGTCGAGGTCGAGTTGTTTAGCCGTATCAGCCGTAAGTGGCTCAAGGCTGAGGCCGAGTTTACCGCTTTGATTTTGCGGGATTATTTCGTCTTCGCCGTCCTCACGGCCCGGGCCGGTGTTTTGCCGTCACGCAGGCTGAATTCGTCCAGTGTGGCCCCTCAGCTCGGTCACACTTCCATCGCGAACCACGGTGAGTTTTATCTCGGTTCCCGGAAGCGTGCCGGCGACCTTGTTGCGAAGCACGTTGCCGTCCTCGATCTTTTCGCCGTTGATCGCGGTAATTATGTCCCGCGTTTAACGCCCGCTTTTTTCGGCCGCACTTCCCTTGTCCACTTCGCTGACAAGTACGCCACTTTTATCCTTTAATTCCAAGGCTTCAGCGGCTTCATCCGTGATAGTTTGAAGTCGGATGCCGAGCTTTCGACGCACCTTGCCGTCTTTCAGAAGCTGGTCCATGACTGATTTTGCCATGTTTGACGGGATCGAGAACGCGATCCCGATGTTACCGCCGCCGGCCGCCGGGCGACAGGATCTGGGGAATTGATGCCGATCAATTCACCGTTAAGATTTACGAGAGCTCCCCCCGAATTACCGCGGTTGATCGGTGCATCCGTTTGCAGAAAATCCTCAAAACTCTGGCCGTCGCTGAGGCCAGTTTGGCGGCCTTTTGCCGAGATAATGCCGGCGGTAACGGTTTGTCCGATACCGAGCGGATTGCCGATCGCGAGGACGATATCGCCGACCCTGACGCTGTCGGAATTTCCGAGGGTCAGGAAGGGCAGATTTGCGGCTTCGATCTTTAGAACGGCAAGATCGCTTGGTTGATCCGATCCGACGACCTTTGCGTCAAAAGATCTATTGTCACTCATTAGGACCTTGATCTTATCGGCCCCTTCGACTACGTGATAGTTCGTGATGATTGTCCCGTTGGCTTCGACAACAACGCCGGAACCGAGTCCCCGTTCGACCTGAGGACGCTGATTTGGCTGGGATCTGAAACTGTCTGAAAAAATCATCTCCACCGCGAACCTGCGGTTGCTTTCTGTTTGTGATCAGCCTCGATACGAACCACGGCGGGCGAGGTTTATCGACGACATCGGCGTAGGACGTCCTGTTGCCGTCAACGACGAGCGGAGCAGCCGGGGCGACTGGTTGGCTCGCCGGAGGGGCCTCTACTCCATCTAAAAGGCCGGTTTTGCATCCCGCAACAAGCGAGCCTGACGCAAATAGTGCAATTACAAATAATTTCTTAATACTCATTGAACGATACTCAAAAAAAAACGAGTGATAAAATCGTTTCTACAATTGTCTGCCAAAAGCGATAATAGTGGTTTGCGAAGGGAACGAGAATGTTGTTCCGGAAAAAATGATCTCACGGTTTGAAGGTTTTCTGCGTCCCCGACTTTGAATGTGTGATGCTTTTTCCAACGCGGAGGACGCAGAGAAAGACGCGGAGTCCGCTGAGAGATCTATAAGATCAAACGTTTCCTCCAAACAATATGCCCGGCCTATAACCATCTTTAATACAACGAGTTAACACTGTAAAGATAAAGTGGTAAATGAATATCAAAAGGACAATGGATATTGAGATCCATTGTCCTTCTTAGTCCAAAAAATACGTATATTCTTACGGAACATCGATATTCATTTCACGGCCCGAAAAACTGAAGGTCGGCCGCTGCGACTTGCCCATAGGTATTCGCGGCGGTTTGCGAGAGAAGCAGTGATGATCATTGGGCGCGATCGACGGGTCGCACGGTACGTAATATGCCGTGGTAGCCCCCCGCACCAATTTGCCAAAGATGTGTGTGATTACCACCATACGAAAGGTGTCCGAATATCAAGCGGGGCCGTATCGGGGTCGCGATAGAGATCGCGTATTTGTCGCCGCGCCCGTTGTTCGCGTGATGTAAGACGAAAGCTCGGTCACAGTTGCAGATTCTGGCTGCCATGCTCCGAAGGCAGATGATACCGGAATGACGGGTTTTGTGCGCGATGTTCATCATTTCCATCGTGTCCTGGGTCGTGTCGAACATGATCTGGATCTTCTTCTCAAATTTCGCCCGCGCAATGCCGACGGCGATCTCCGAACCCGGCAGATCAGGGCAGAATACGGGAATTCGCGATTTGAAAGCTGACGTGAGAATGCCGTCTTCGTGGGCGATCTCCGAAAGTTCACGGCCGAGAAGGTGAAGGAATTCGCGGATAGAGTATGGGCGGCTTAGTTCGAGCTGGTTGATCACGCTGCCGATCCATTCGTCAGCTTCCTGATATTCCTCGCGATTTGCCATTACATCGCCGAGTCTCAAGACATCGGAACCTTCGAGTTCTTCGTCGCTCACGCTCGGGTGGGCCCCTGGAAATGATTGCGGCCGAGGATCTCGTGAATGTCGTGATAAAGCACCGTTCCCGACATCGCAATGACGTCGACGAAGCGGTTCTTAATGACGTAAGCGAGCAAACGACGCATTCCCGACGTGATCAGATTGCCTGATCCGCAAGGGTATATCGTCGAATTGTCATCAGCATATCAGGCCAGATGCGATGGGCTTCGGCGAGTTGTTTTGCTTGAAGCCGGCTCCTTCCATCTTTTCCAAAAGGCCTGCGACCGAGCGGTCACGATCGATCGGTACCGGACGTGTCGGAACCGTCAAAAATTTCGAGGCCTTTCTTTTCATTGAGCTACCATAGTTGTTGTCCACCAATAATTTATTATTTTTTGAAACGCTGGGGTAGCCCCATAAATAACCTTTTTGATAATATATCCGTCTTCGCCAATGAAGACGTGTGCTTCGTGCGGAACGCCAAAAAGATTATGGTTGTTGCCCATAACCTCCTGATACGCCCCGACCAACATCATTGCTAAGTAATATGGCTCATTTTTGACGAGCTTATGCAATTCCAACACGGGCTTTACGTCATGTGCAGATCCACGAACTTATCTACAATCCCATCGGAATCACAGGTTATATCACAAAGCGTAGCATATTCTGTCGGCTTTTTGTTGAGTTTATGTATTGGGATGATCGGAAATAGTTGTTCGAGTGCCCAATTATCAGGCATCGAGCGAAAAACTGAGAAATTTGCGAGGGTATTTTGCACACATTAACTGGCGCAGCTCGTCAAATTCCTCGGCGACATATTTCTTTAATTGGGCATATTTGTCGGCTTCCTCGCAGATATCCCAGAAAAGGACCTCACCTTTTCCTTTCGCTTCAAGAAATGAGTCCGAGGTTGAACATCGTGAACAGTTCATCGCGGTACTCGATCGCATCGTGATAATACTCGCGGTAATTCTTTGCGTTTATGGTCTCGCGAAGGTCGTGAAGTTCCTTGACCGTTGGCGGGTCGTCGGCATTCATGGTCATTGGAACCAGGCTCTCGACAACCGTCTCGATCTCGTCCTGAATATTTGTTACCAGGATCGCGTGATAGGCGGACAAGTATCGTCCTGATTCCTGGATGATCGTCGGATGTGACACATTCTCGTCGTCACAAACTGTCTTGATCACATAGATCACGTCGTTGGCGAACTCCCGTGCGTTGTAATTAGCCGACGATTCGAATGACGTTCGCGAGCCGTCGTAATCTACCGCCATTCCCCCCCGCCAACGTCGAGATATTTGATCGGAATGCCCATTTTTGCTGATCTTGGCGTAGGTCCGAGCGGCTTCCTTCATTGCGTTTTTGATGCTTGATATCGGTGAGCTGTGAGCCGATGTGGAAATGAAGAAGTTGGAGCATCTCGACGCGGCCGGCTTACTGCAGACGTCTTATAACCTCCAGGATCTCGGTTATCGTCAGGCCAAATTTGGCAGCCTCGCCACGGATTTTTCCCACTTGCCGGAGCCTTTTGAGTAAAGCTTTACGCGAACGCCAAGTGTGGGGAGCTCCGCATTTGGGTTCTCGGCCTGCATTTTGTCGGCAATGTCGAGGTGTGTGGTCGAGTTCGCTGAGTTTTTCAATGACGATCACCACATTCTTGCCTGCGGATGCGCCGGCAAAAGCGAGCTGAATAAAGTCACGATCCTTGAAGCCATTTAATACGAGCAGACTGTCTTTTTGCCTGTTCCAATCCAAGAGCAGCATAAAGCTCAGCTTTTGAACCGGCTTCGAGGCCAAAACTGTAACGTGTTCCTTCGCGTAGATATTCTTCGATCACCGCCCGATTCGAATTGACCTTCATCGGGAAGACACAAAGATGGCCGCCCTCGTATTCAAATTCCTTGATCGATTTGCGAAATGCTGTCTGGAGCTTACGGATCTGGCCAAATATAAGTTGGGGAAAACGCAAAAGTATCGGCGTGTTTACACCGCGTTTGCGTAGATCTTCGACGATCTCTTTTACATCGGCCAAGTCAGGGTTCTCATTTTCAGGGCCCGAACGATAAGATTGCCCTTTACGGTTCACGCCAAAATAATCGGCTCCCCAATTATCAATACCGTACGTTTCCGATGCTCTGGTCAATTACTGCGCTCAATTCTTACCGCTCCGTGAAACCTTGGAATAAAAACATTATGCAACAAAAATTTATAGCTTAGTAAAAATCTGTAAAAAACAAAATGCATCCGCAAAAATAAAGATTCCCGATCCACTAAGGTGATGCGGATTCAATACGTTCCTTTGGCATAACGCTTGCAAAGGTGACGGGTGGAAAAGAGGCATAAACGCCAAATACCGCGTAAAAATATGGGAAACGCTATTGATTTGACGATTTTGTAGTGGCAGTTGCCGTATCTTGTCAAAGAATAGGTGCCAAAAATGTCAGTTGTCGCGGTTTAAGCGAAATTACGAGGTGTGTAAATGAGGAAAAAGGTGAATCTGGATTTTCGATCATAGAACTTTGTTAGTGGTTGCAGTGGTCGGCATTATCGCGGCGATAGCCGTACCGCATTGCAGAAGGCGGTCAGGGCGGCTGAGAACGGAAATACGTTTTTCAATGATGCGGACCGTCTCATCCACGCAGGTAAATTTCTATTCGCTCAACAGCCGCTTCGGGCGTCTTAACGAGATCAACAATATCTTGTCCAGCAGCATCGGCACACAGATCGGCGATGAAATAGTTCGTGAAAATTTACATTCGCTTATGGCTCCGGCGGTTCCGACCGATGCGGAGTTGCGAAATGGCTACACGATAACCGCCACACGCAACGTTCTTAATGAAGGTGTGGTCTACGTTTACGAGGTGACCCAAGCCGGTGAAATTCGACAAGTTCTTCCTTAAATCCGCGTTTCCCTCCCAATTCCAAAACTATCCTGCCCCGATAGGTAACTAATCATGAATGTCTTCGAAGACCTTATTGTTGAACTCAAACAAGAGAATCTGCTCGAGCAAACCGTAATGGACGACCAACGACGCGGACAGGCGGATGACGTCCTGCTCGATGGCCCCGAAGTGCCTAACCGAGCCGATGAGTTGCGCTTGAATCTAGTTGTGCCGCCATCGCCCTCAGTCGGGAGGGAAACTGTCAATAGACCAGAGGTCGAGAGGTATGACACGCACCTTCACGACACCGATGAACCAGCCGTAAAAGAGGCCGAATCTAGAGAGCCGTTAGTATTAAAGGCTGAAGCCACACTGCCCAAAAAACCCAGAAACGGCCAGGAATTTTACCGTAAGCGGGCGTCCGGCGAGGTGTCAAATCTCCAGATGGTCGAGCACGTTTTAACGGGAGTCGAGCGCGAATTACGAAGATCGTGCCGAATCCGTTCGAGGACTTCAAAGCGAAGATGGCCCTAAATGCCTTCTTGCACGTCACGGAAAATGAAAATTCGGTAGCTCACCAGGAGGCCGAGTTTGAGTTGATGACCGAGACGGAAAAGTGGTGCACCGCTCTCGCGAGCGGATCGAAACATTCCGTGTGTCCAGCCTCAGGCATTATTGTGAAAGATCGCGGCCTCCGCTGTCGTCACAGGCTTTGATCGCCCTCGCACGTTATTACCGCAATCTTCCATATTCGCAAACTGTTCGCTCGAAATTTGATTTTATCATTACCCGTTTGTTTTCGCGTCCGGCTGAGAATGAGAAGCGCGTATGCCTTTTTGGCCGTGACGAAACGCTTGCACATATCAACACGCTGTATCGAGAGTGGTCGAGCATCGCATTATACGGGGCTAACGACGACACCGACTCAAATGTTCTGCTGACCGCCCTCAGTTTTGAGGATCTAGCTATCGAGGCAGAGAATGCGGGCAATTTTGACCAGTTGATCGCAAAGGATTTCTTTGGACGGCTTCGGGCATTTAAGGAAAGCATTAGCGAGACCTTTACGCTCCAAAACGTCCTGGCGGCGGCTATTGAGGCGAACGTCCGTATCGGTAACGCCTACGTGACGCTGATCGAGGAGCGCGCCAAAGCGGATGCCGAGAGCATTCAGAACAAATACGGCGATCATCATGACGAATCCGTGTCGGTCGGGGCCGCACGGACACTTGAACTCATGGATCTGCTGCGTTCTCCCCTCAACCCTGACAAGCTGGCTGAAGAGGTTCACGACGAGCCGCATATTGAAGCACCTGAAACACTTGCGGCGGCCCCAGAACCGGAAAGACCAAAAGCGGCGAAGGTGCGATCACCGTTCTTCGGTAATCTCCGTGAGAAAGCCTTTTCCATCAACAGGTGGCTGTTGGCGACTTCGCTTCTCCTGATCGCCGCATCGTTTGGTTTATATGTCTATTCAAACTTTTTCCTCACCGAAAGTGTCGCCCCGACCGGCGTGAGGACGGTTCAGTTCGAAGACTCTTCGTACGCGGAATATATTACAACAGCGCGGGTCAGCGGTGAGACGCTTTACGGTATCCTTTCGCCGACATGGGAAACGCTGCCAAAGGAAAAGCGTCAGGACCTTCTGCTGAAGATCTATCAGGCAGGGAAGGACAAGGGATACGC
It encodes:
- a CDS encoding PDZ domain-containing protein, with product MITAINGEKIEDGNVLRNKVAGTLPGTEIKLTVVRDGSVTELRGHTGRIQPA
- a CDS encoding deoxyhypusine synthase family protein — its product is MYPCGSGNLITSGMRRLLAYVIKNRFVDVIAMSGTVLYHDIHEILGRNHFQGPTRA
- a CDS encoding PDZ domain-containing protein, yielding MIPQNQSGKLGLSLEPLTADTAKQLDLDAGAEGLVVTDVNPDGPAAEAGISRGDLIVEINRKAVRSISDVKSALDSAGNKPILLLITSRGRTIYMTIKPE
- a CDS encoding type II toxin-antitoxin system HipA family toxin gives rise to the protein MTTLAEVKLWGRTIGAVSLEDRNDVAVFEYTPEFMKSGIEVSPIVMPLTGSIYVFPELPLVTFHGLPGLLADSLPDKFGNALIDAWLATQGRSADSFNAVERLCYTGSRGMGALEFFPSTGPKEMASRKIELDALVNLASDVLNQRSNLDTNFDDPDSLRDILRVGTSAGGARAKAVIAWNRKTNEVRSGQGKAGDGFEYWLLKFDGVTGNRDKELADPQGYGAIEYAYYLMALEAEIQMNECRLLEENGRRHFMTKRFDRLENGERLHMLSLSGLAHFDFNNAGAYSYEQAMLIMRQLKLPTSAIEQMFRRMAFNILARNQDDHVKNIAFLMGKEGKWSLAPAFDVAYSFNPSGVWTSSHQMTMNGKRDGFSMNDFKACAEAVSLKRGRAKSIVAEVRKAVEKWPYFAEAAKVTESWKTQIQENLRLELSSI
- a CDS encoding type IV toxin-antitoxin system AbiEi family antitoxin domain-containing protein, which translates into the protein MVGKDQVLKLKKLGVFTLAQGKAAGISQQDISRLVAAKDLVRLDRGIYLHPKTSLDKDVGFQIAYSKFGPGSAIGGLSALYHYNLAEQVPGEIWMMVPPEKRTRENGYRLIRTKTSLDKQIIDEKGYRIVTVERAALEALKFITKVGERTAIKAARGALATRRTTEAKLAKAARELELESVLAKYLEVIVP
- a CDS encoding helix-turn-helix domain-containing protein; translated protein: MRFDTNTTDQAILKEIGERVAMIRLNQNFTQANLAEQAGVSKRTVERLEAGESVQVTSLIRLLRSLGLQQRLEVLFPEPVSSPIAQLKLQGKKRRRASSKELRSSKGTGWSWGDES
- a CDS encoding deoxyhypusine synthase family protein, whose translation is MSDEELEGSDVLRLGDVMANREEYQEADEWIGSVINQLELSRPYSIREFLHLLGRELSEIAHEDGILTSAFKSRIPVFCPDLPGSEIAVGIARAKFEKKIQIMFDTTQDTMEMMNIAHKTRHSGIICLRSMAARICNCDRAFVLHHANNGRGDKYAISIATPIRPRLIFGHLSYGGNHTHLWQIGAGGYHGILRTVRPVDRAQ
- a CDS encoding trypsin-like peptidase domain-containing protein; its protein translation is MIFSDSFRSQPNQRPQVERGLGSGVVVEANGTIITNYHVVEGADKIKVLMSDNRSFDAKVVGSDQPSDLAVLKIEAANLPFLTLGNSDSVRVGDIVLAIGNPLGIGQTVTAGIISAKGRQTGLSDGQSFEDFLQTDAPINRGNSGGALVNLNGELIGINSPDPVARRPAAVTSGSRSRSRQTWQNQSWTSF